One window from the genome of Variovorax sp. PAMC26660 encodes:
- a CDS encoding RNA polymerase sigma-70 factor, which yields MDDPTLTFDSHRRRLQGIAYRMLGSVAEAEEVVQDAWLRWHDADKNSFDSAEAWLVTVVTRLSIDRLRAAKVQREHYIGTWMPEPTLTEAPDTPEELLERADDVSVAFLAVLERLAPEARAAFLLREVFDADYDEVARTLGKSEAACRQLVHRAKLQVQEARPRFSVPRETHQRLLRAFADAAARGSLQDLKALMSEDAELLGDGGGKVQTFDKILRGSQRLAQLYFSLWRRMGASVRMELVDINGEPGMLRFLDGELESAQTFEIENDLIVRIRAQRNPDKLARIAQLFSK from the coding sequence ATGGACGACCCCACCCTCACTTTCGACAGCCATCGGCGGCGCCTGCAGGGCATCGCCTACCGCATGCTCGGTTCCGTCGCGGAAGCCGAAGAAGTCGTGCAAGACGCCTGGCTGCGCTGGCACGACGCCGACAAGAACAGCTTCGACAGCGCCGAAGCCTGGCTCGTGACCGTCGTCACGCGGCTGTCGATCGACCGGCTGCGTGCCGCCAAGGTCCAGCGCGAGCACTACATCGGCACCTGGATGCCCGAGCCCACGCTGACCGAGGCGCCCGACACACCTGAAGAACTGCTCGAACGCGCCGACGACGTTTCGGTCGCGTTCCTTGCCGTGCTGGAGCGCCTGGCGCCCGAGGCCCGCGCCGCCTTCCTGCTGCGCGAGGTGTTCGACGCCGATTACGACGAAGTGGCCCGCACCCTCGGCAAGAGCGAGGCCGCCTGCCGGCAACTGGTGCACCGCGCCAAGCTGCAGGTGCAAGAGGCGCGACCGCGTTTCAGCGTGCCGCGCGAAACCCACCAGCGCCTGCTGCGCGCCTTCGCCGATGCCGCCGCGCGCGGCAGCCTGCAGGACCTGAAGGCGCTGATGTCGGAAGACGCCGAGCTTCTTGGCGACGGCGGCGGCAAGGTCCAGACCTTCGACAAGATCCTGCGCGGCAGCCAGCGGCTGGCGCAGCTCTACTTCTCGCTCTGGCGCCGCATGGGTGCGTCGGTGCGCATGGAACTGGTCGACATCAACGGCGAGCCCGGCATGCTGCGCTTTCTCGACGGCGAACTCGAATCGGCGCAGACCTTCGAGATCGAGAACGACCTCATCGTGCGCATCCGCGCGCAGCGCAATCCCGACAAGCTGGCGCGCATCGCGCAACTGTTTTCAAAATAA
- a CDS encoding carbon-nitrogen hydrolase family protein, protein MRVAAIQMVSAIAREANLARAHDLLAQAAAAGAELAVLPEYFCMMGARDTDKLGLRETAGAGTVQGFLADSAREFGLWIVGGTLPIESTDAEHVFNSSLCFSPEGKCVARYDKIHLFFFDNGTERYDERRVIAPGAEPVVFDLPSRDGHSWRIGMSVCYDLRFPELYRALARQGADLLLVPSAFTRTTGAAHWEVLLRARAIENLAWVVAPAQGGTHENGRQTWGQSLVVDPWGTVVAQQASGEGVVLFDIDAAQVERSRTQLPVLSHSVL, encoded by the coding sequence ATGAGAGTTGCAGCCATCCAGATGGTGTCGGCCATTGCCCGCGAAGCCAACCTCGCACGCGCCCACGACCTGCTCGCGCAGGCCGCCGCGGCCGGTGCCGAACTCGCGGTGCTGCCCGAGTATTTCTGCATGATGGGCGCGCGCGACACCGACAAGCTGGGCCTGCGCGAAACCGCCGGCGCCGGCACGGTGCAGGGCTTCCTGGCCGACTCGGCGCGCGAGTTCGGCCTGTGGATCGTCGGCGGCACATTGCCCATCGAGAGCACCGATGCCGAGCACGTGTTCAACAGCTCGCTTTGCTTCTCGCCCGAAGGCAAGTGCGTGGCGCGCTACGACAAGATCCACCTCTTCTTCTTCGACAACGGCACCGAGCGCTACGACGAGCGCCGCGTGATCGCACCGGGCGCCGAGCCTGTGGTGTTCGACCTGCCCTCGCGCGACGGCCACAGCTGGCGCATCGGCATGAGCGTCTGCTACGACCTGCGCTTTCCCGAGCTGTACCGCGCGCTGGCCAGGCAGGGCGCCGACCTGCTGCTGGTGCCCAGCGCCTTCACCCGCACCACCGGCGCCGCCCACTGGGAAGTGCTGCTGCGCGCCCGCGCCATCGAAAACCTGGCCTGGGTGGTTGCACCCGCGCAAGGCGGCACGCACGAGAACGGCCGCCAGACCTGGGGCCAGTCGCTGGTCGTCGACCCGTGGGGCACGGTGGTGGCGCAGCAGGCCAGCGGTGAAGGCGTGGTGCTGTTCGACATCGACGCCGCACAGGTCGAGCGCTCGCGCACCCAGCTTCCCGTTCTCTCGCACAGCGTGCTCTGA
- a CDS encoding septal ring lytic transglycosylase RlpA family protein, which yields MADETRTRTTTALAACAVAVAVLLAGCASGTRSGGSGSGGFSGRDGPGTNIPPDLDRVPDAEPRIEPIRSSGGTSKPYTVLGRGYAPITDDRPFRESGLASWYGRKFHAASTSSGEPYDMYAMTAAHKTLPLPSYVRVRNPSNGREVIVRVNDRGPFVDGRVIDLSYTAALKLDLLRGVAPVEIERITNEDIRTGAWRRDDGTAYASATPVPVVPVRVPSSRTASAQQPVPVPAQWTTSVATNSNDMPPPASTMPVVPQTPMAATLPPGTGAEPESAQLPPSVPPSRQAIMVTDLAPLQAAPSSPPLPAGTPPPSTALQGFWVQLGAFRERDGAESLMSQAARGLPSLAPQLRVFSEAGTHRLQAGPFPSRNAAGEAVTQLRDSLRIAPMVVERR from the coding sequence TTGGCTGACGAAACGCGCACCCGCACGACCACCGCGCTGGCTGCCTGCGCGGTTGCTGTCGCCGTTCTTCTCGCCGGCTGCGCAAGCGGTACACGCAGTGGTGGCAGCGGCAGCGGCGGGTTCAGCGGCCGCGACGGCCCTGGCACCAACATCCCGCCGGACCTGGACCGCGTGCCCGACGCCGAGCCCCGCATCGAGCCCATCCGCAGCAGCGGCGGCACCAGCAAGCCCTACACGGTGCTGGGCCGGGGCTATGCGCCGATCACCGACGACCGGCCGTTTCGCGAGTCGGGGCTGGCCTCCTGGTACGGCCGCAAGTTCCATGCGGCATCGACTTCGAGCGGCGAGCCCTACGACATGTACGCCATGACGGCCGCGCACAAAACGCTGCCGCTCCCGAGCTACGTGCGCGTGCGCAACCCGTCCAACGGCCGCGAGGTGATCGTGCGGGTGAACGACCGTGGGCCGTTCGTCGATGGCCGCGTCATCGACCTGAGCTACACGGCCGCGTTGAAGCTCGACCTGCTGCGCGGCGTGGCGCCGGTGGAGATCGAGCGGATCACGAACGAAGACATTCGCACCGGCGCATGGCGGCGCGATGACGGCACGGCGTATGCGTCGGCGACACCTGTGCCGGTTGTTCCGGTGCGGGTTCCGTCGTCGCGCACGGCGAGCGCACAGCAACCGGTGCCTGTGCCCGCCCAGTGGACAACGTCGGTTGCCACGAACAGCAACGACATGCCGCCGCCCGCTTCGACGATGCCGGTCGTGCCGCAAACGCCCATGGCAGCCACGCTGCCTCCCGGGACAGGGGCCGAGCCGGAATCGGCCCAGTTGCCGCCGTCGGTTCCGCCGTCGCGGCAGGCCATCATGGTGACGGACCTCGCACCGCTGCAGGCCGCGCCTTCGTCACCGCCGCTTCCGGCGGGAACCCCACCGCCTTCCACTGCGCTGCAAGGCTTCTGGGTGCAGCTCGGCGCATTCCGCGAACGCGACGGTGCCGAGAGCCTGATGAGCCAGGCCGCACGCGGCCTGCCCTCGCTGGCACCGCAACTGCGCGTGTTCAGCGAAGCCGGCACGCACCGCCTGCAGGCCGGGCCGTTCCCCTCGCGCAACGCCGCCGGCGAGGCCGTCACGCAGTTGCGCGACAGCCTGCGCATCGCGCCGATGGTGGTGGAACGCCGCTAG
- a CDS encoding YhdP family protein, with translation MNDTASTPSRLLKITAVTARWLLGLLIAAWLLLALSVVVLHAWIVPRIGDFRGALEAQASKAIGVPVRIGSITARSEGLFPAFELRDVVLQDADNREALRLVRVVASVSPRSLWRLNFEQLYIEGPQVDVRRDAQGKLHVAGLHMSTETTGETRAADWFFAQRELVIEGGTVRWTDEQRRAEPLLLTDVRFVARNTGLRHGLRLDATPPAGWGERFTLRGQFRQPFLSMRSGRWQTWDGQLYADLPYIDVTRLGQYVALDARIREGNGALRVWADVDDGQIVGGAADLGLDQVDVSLDKGLQPLVLRAVTGRLAGHRSEETLEFSTTALQFETSDGMRWPGGNLWLQHTPAKGRTPEHGAVRADRLDLAALALIADRLPLGEATHKVLGAYAPRGLVEHIDVSWQGALGAPDRYQAKGRVSGLRVASQPGAADTAAGPPPASTTATTPVAAANNATPAHPKVHPGTPGLSGATLDFDATHAGGTATLAIAQGTLEFPGVFEDPIIPIDRLSTQLQWKLDNGNAQLQVSKLRFANVDAEGDAEASWRTSDPATSSGKGHYPGVLDLQGKLTRADGTRVFRYLPLDIPQHTRDYVRDAVTKGTASSVDFRVRGDLHDMPFLDPKLGDFRIAAKVADVNYAYAPPHVPPAPARNGMPPPVWPPLTGLSGELVFERDSMLVRNARGRLAGANGVEVTKAEAQIPELSHHAPQLRVDAQAKGPLAEVLRAGAPLAGETGEIMLRARATGSADYKLHLELPLAAMDNAKVQASVTLADNELQVVPEAPSLTQAKGTLNFTETGFSLAGVQARLLGGDIRIEGKGRFSGPNREVALKAQGTATADGLRGAREIEWLSRLAGKASGSTPFAATFSVRDGAPEFSLTSSLQGMALQLPPPLVKTAEEQMPLRIEKKVTARETRQGASVATQDQLTLDLGRVGAIQYMRDISGTEARVLRGSIGFGLTAGETASLPDKGVFANVNIVKLDISAWQALLGSAVSNASESAGSTERPDDPALAYLPTRIAVRAQQLGVAGRTLHNVVLGGTRDGALWRANIDATELSGYAEYRHTQAGRLYARLARLKIAPSEATQVETLLDEQPGALPALDIVIDDFELLGKRLGRAEIDAVNRGGAGREWALNKLGFTMPEASFSAKGTWAAIPGAAVGQRRTAMTFKLDIADAGELLGRFGMPGVLRRGKGRLEGDVNWRGSPFSLDYPSLSGQLQVDVESGQFLKADPGLAKLLGVLSLQALPRRLTLDFRDVFSQGFAFDFIRGDAKINKGIASTNNLQMKGVNAAALMDGSADIVRETQNLRVVVVPEINAGTAALVATAINPAIGLGTFLAQWVLSKPLSAAATQEFHVEGTWADPKIAKVPRTLQLLPQSIPTLPGLPALPGLPGSSTADESKKTETTP, from the coding sequence ATGAACGACACGGCGTCTACCCCTTCACGTCTGCTCAAAATCACCGCTGTGACGGCGCGCTGGCTGTTGGGTTTGCTGATCGCTGCATGGCTTCTGCTGGCGCTGTCAGTCGTTGTCCTACACGCGTGGATTGTGCCGCGAATCGGTGATTTTCGCGGCGCTCTGGAGGCACAGGCTAGCAAGGCCATCGGCGTGCCGGTCCGCATCGGATCGATCACCGCCCGCTCCGAAGGGCTTTTCCCGGCCTTCGAACTGCGCGACGTGGTGCTGCAGGATGCAGACAACCGCGAGGCGCTTCGCCTCGTGCGCGTGGTGGCCAGCGTGTCGCCGCGCTCGCTCTGGCGCCTGAATTTCGAGCAGCTCTACATCGAGGGTCCGCAGGTCGACGTGCGCCGCGATGCTCAGGGAAAACTCCATGTGGCTGGATTGCACATGTCGACCGAGACGACCGGAGAAACCCGCGCCGCCGACTGGTTTTTCGCTCAACGCGAGCTGGTCATCGAAGGCGGCACGGTGCGCTGGACCGACGAACAGCGCCGGGCCGAACCCCTGCTGCTGACCGACGTGCGCTTCGTCGCGCGCAACACCGGCCTGCGCCACGGCCTGCGGCTCGATGCCACGCCGCCGGCCGGTTGGGGCGAGCGCTTCACGCTGCGTGGCCAGTTTCGTCAGCCGTTTCTGTCGATGCGCAGCGGCCGCTGGCAGACCTGGGACGGCCAGCTCTATGCCGACCTGCCTTACATCGACGTCACGCGGCTGGGCCAATACGTGGCGCTCGACGCCCGCATCCGCGAAGGCAACGGCGCGCTGCGCGTGTGGGCCGACGTGGACGATGGCCAGATCGTGGGCGGCGCGGCCGACCTCGGGCTCGACCAGGTCGACGTCTCGCTCGACAAGGGCCTGCAGCCGCTGGTGCTGCGCGCGGTCACCGGTCGCCTGGCCGGCCATCGCTCCGAGGAAACCCTCGAGTTCTCGACCACCGCGCTGCAGTTCGAGACCAGCGACGGCATGCGCTGGCCCGGCGGCAACCTGTGGCTGCAGCACACGCCGGCCAAGGGGCGCACGCCCGAGCACGGCGCGGTGCGCGCCGACCGCCTCGACCTTGCGGCGCTGGCCCTCATCGCCGACCGGCTGCCGCTGGGCGAGGCCACGCACAAGGTGCTCGGCGCGTATGCGCCGCGCGGGCTGGTCGAGCACATCGACGTGAGCTGGCAAGGCGCGCTGGGCGCGCCCGACAGGTACCAGGCCAAGGGCCGTGTCAGCGGCCTGCGCGTGGCCTCGCAACCGGGTGCGGCCGATACCGCCGCAGGCCCTCCTCCCGCATCGACGACGGCCACCACCCCGGTTGCCGCCGCCAACAATGCAACGCCCGCCCATCCCAAGGTCCACCCCGGCACGCCCGGCCTGAGCGGCGCCACGCTCGACTTCGACGCGACCCATGCCGGTGGCACCGCCACGCTGGCAATTGCACAGGGCACGCTCGAATTTCCCGGCGTGTTCGAGGACCCGATCATCCCGATCGACCGGCTCTCGACCCAACTGCAATGGAAGCTCGACAACGGCAATGCACAACTGCAGGTCTCCAAATTGCGCTTCGCCAACGTCGACGCCGAGGGCGACGCCGAAGCCAGTTGGCGCACCAGCGACCCGGCCACCTCCAGCGGCAAGGGCCACTACCCGGGCGTGCTCGACCTGCAAGGCAAGCTGACCCGTGCCGATGGCACGCGCGTGTTCCGCTACCTGCCGCTCGACATTCCCCAGCACACCCGCGACTACGTGCGCGACGCCGTCACCAAGGGCACGGCCAGCAGCGTCGATTTCCGCGTGCGCGGCGACCTGCACGACATGCCCTTCCTCGACCCGAAGCTGGGCGACTTCCGCATCGCGGCCAAGGTGGCGGACGTCAACTACGCCTACGCACCGCCCCATGTCCCGCCCGCGCCGGCGCGCAACGGCATGCCGCCCCCCGTGTGGCCGCCGCTCACCGGCCTGTCGGGCGAACTGGTGTTCGAGCGCGACAGCATGCTGGTGCGCAATGCGCGCGGCCGCCTGGCCGGCGCCAACGGTGTCGAAGTGACCAAGGCCGAAGCGCAGATCCCCGAGCTGTCGCACCACGCGCCGCAACTGCGCGTCGATGCCCAGGCCAAGGGCCCGCTCGCCGAGGTGCTGCGCGCGGGCGCGCCGCTGGCCGGCGAAACCGGCGAGATCATGCTGCGCGCGCGCGCCACCGGTTCGGCCGACTACAAGCTGCACCTCGAACTGCCGCTCGCGGCCATGGACAACGCCAAGGTGCAGGCCAGCGTGACGCTGGCCGACAACGAACTGCAGGTGGTGCCCGAAGCGCCGTCCCTGACGCAGGCCAAGGGCACGCTGAACTTCACCGAAACCGGCTTCTCGCTGGCCGGCGTGCAGGCCCGGCTGCTGGGCGGCGACATCCGCATCGAAGGCAAGGGCCGCTTCTCAGGCCCCAACCGCGAAGTGGCCCTGAAGGCGCAGGGCACAGCCACCGCCGACGGCCTGCGCGGCGCGCGCGAGATCGAATGGCTCTCGCGCCTGGCCGGCAAGGCCAGCGGCAGCACGCCCTTCGCCGCCACTTTCTCGGTGCGCGACGGCGCGCCCGAGTTCTCGCTCACCAGCAGCCTGCAGGGCATGGCCCTGCAATTGCCGCCACCGCTCGTGAAGACCGCCGAAGAGCAGATGCCGCTGCGCATCGAGAAGAAGGTGACCGCGCGCGAAACCCGCCAGGGCGCAAGCGTTGCCACGCAAGACCAGCTCACGCTGGACCTGGGCCGCGTCGGCGCGATCCAGTACATGCGTGACATCTCCGGCACCGAGGCACGCGTGCTGCGCGGCAGCATCGGCTTCGGCCTGACGGCGGGCGAGACCGCCAGCCTGCCCGACAAGGGCGTGTTCGCGAACGTCAACATCGTCAAGCTCGACATCTCCGCATGGCAGGCGTTGCTGGGCTCGGCCGTGAGCAATGCTTCCGAAAGCGCCGGCAGCACCGAGCGGCCCGACGACCCGGCCCTGGCCTACCTGCCCACGCGCATCGCCGTGCGTGCGCAGCAACTCGGCGTTGCAGGCCGCACGCTGCACAACGTGGTGTTGGGCGGCACGCGCGACGGCGCGCTCTGGCGCGCCAACATCGACGCCACCGAACTCAGCGGCTATGCCGAGTACCGCCACACGCAGGCCGGCCGGCTCTATGCGCGGCTCGCGCGGCTGAAGATCGCACCCTCCGAGGCCACGCAGGTCGAGACCCTGCTCGACGAGCAACCCGGCGCGCTGCCGGCCCTCGACATCGTCATCGACGACTTCGAGCTGCTGGGCAAGCGACTCGGACGCGCCGAGATCGATGCGGTCAACCGCGGCGGCGCGGGTCGCGAATGGGCGCTCAACAAGCTGGGCTTCACCATGCCGGAAGCCAGCTTTTCGGCCAAGGGCACCTGGGCCGCCATCCCCGGGGCCGCGGTTGGCCAGCGCCGCACCGCCATGACCTTCAAGCTCGACATTGCCGATGCCGGCGAACTGCTCGGGCGCTTCGGCATGCCGGGCGTGCTGCGGCGCGGCAAGGGGCGGCTCGAAGGCGACGTCAACTGGCGCGGCTCGCCCTTCTCGCTCGACTACCCGAGCCTGAGCGGCCAGTTGCAGGTCGACGTGGAATCGGGCCAGTTCCTCAAGGCCGACCCGGGCCTGGCCAAGCTGCTCGGCGTGCTGAGCCTGCAGGCGCTGCCGCGCCGGCTCACGCTCGATTTCCGCGACGTGTTCAGCCAGGGCTTCGCCTTCGACTTCATCCGTGGCGACGCGAAGATCAACAAGGGCATCGCGAGCACCAACAACCTGCAGATGAAGGGCGTCAACGCCGCCGCGCTGATGGACGGCTCGGCCGACATCGTGCGCGAGACACAGAACCTGCGCGTGGTGGTGGTGCCCGAGATCAACGCCGGCACGGCCGCGCTGGTGGCCACCGCCATCAACCCGGCCATCGGCCTGGGCACCTTCCTTGCGCAATGGGTGCTGAGCAAGCCGCTGTCGGCCGCGGCCACGCAGGAGTTTCATGTCGAAGGCACCTGGGCCGATCCCAAGATCGCCAAGGTGCCGCGTACGCTGCAGCTGCTGCCCCAGAGCATCCCGACCCTTCCGGGCCTGCCGGCCTTGCCCGGCCTGCCAGGCTCGTCGACCGCCGACGAAAGCAAGAAAACGGAGACCACCCCATGA
- the glnE gene encoding bifunctional [glutamate--ammonia ligase]-adenylyl-L-tyrosine phosphorylase/[glutamate--ammonia-ligase] adenylyltransferase yields MTASIQRGSTETDSSVNQLPATSTPDAQSAFSSYSRFVQRLRRRYAAELSFLPLGAPRRESMTVAYEALRQRGDSVADALRIVRQLTMERLVTLDCDEQAPLAVVTTAVTELAELALDIACRDACHELDAVHGAPLGPEGQRAQLWVIGMGKLGARELNVSSDIDLIYLYDVDGETTGDADGRGRLANQEYFSRAVKRIYALVGDTTEHGFVFRVDLALRPNGNSGPSVVSLDALEEYFQVQGREWERFAWMKSRVVAPRDLVLAGQAQGLRGAVLPFVFRRYLDYSVFDSLRTLHRQIREQSARRSAGRPERANDVKLSRGGIREIEFTVQLLQVVRGGQFPELRTRPTLDALQRLARANLMPQETADALASAYEFLRRVEHRIQYLDDQQTHVLPVADDDLRWIAQSMGYANCCPFLEQLDTHREFVAQEFDKLLGGEKPCNGKCNGKKAAAPAELADLLDDLPPAFAERIRDWCEQPRMLALREETRVRLRQLVQRTGLWLKEPDGDGEGQTPRHVDAALRWADWIEPLLRRESYLALLVERPAVQERLLRLLGAAKWPARYLMQHPGVIDELASDEMLSGRFVAVEFERELDARHESLTRTGEADEERLLNLLRHAHHAEVFRTLARDVDGRITVEQVADDLSALADTTLRVTARWCWPHVRNRHREVPQFAIIGYGKLGGKELGYGSDLDIVFVYDDEDERAGEVYAAYVRKLINWLTVKTREGDLFEIDTALRPNGNSGLLTTSFQAYEKYQLGRGSNTAWTWEHQAMTRARFVLGSADHGAELGARFDQVREAVLVAPRDREALKAEIIAMRDKLRTARPVKADRFDVKHSPGGMVDAEFAVQFLVLSSSGEHPELIPNLGNIALLLRAELGGLLPEGVGRSAARAYRELRRVQHRARLNEEPTQVTPPALAAERDAMLALWKAVFG; encoded by the coding sequence ATGACCGCCAGCATTCAGAGGGGTTCCACGGAAACCGATAGCAGTGTGAACCAGTTGCCAGCCACTTCGACGCCAGACGCGCAGAGCGCGTTCTCTTCTTACTCACGCTTCGTGCAGCGCCTGCGTCGCAGGTATGCGGCCGAGCTTTCATTTCTTCCCCTTGGCGCGCCGCGGCGCGAATCGATGACAGTGGCTTACGAGGCATTGCGTCAACGAGGGGACAGCGTTGCCGATGCACTGCGGATTGTGCGGCAGCTCACGATGGAGCGGCTTGTAACGCTTGATTGCGACGAGCAGGCGCCGCTGGCCGTGGTGACCACCGCCGTCACCGAGCTGGCCGAACTGGCGCTCGACATCGCCTGCCGCGACGCCTGCCACGAACTCGACGCCGTGCACGGCGCGCCACTCGGCCCCGAAGGCCAGCGCGCGCAGCTCTGGGTGATCGGCATGGGCAAGCTCGGCGCGCGCGAGCTGAACGTGTCGAGCGACATCGACCTGATCTACCTGTACGACGTCGACGGAGAAACCACCGGCGACGCCGATGGCCGGGGTCGGCTTGCCAACCAGGAATACTTCTCGCGCGCCGTGAAGCGCATCTACGCGCTGGTGGGCGACACCACGGAGCACGGCTTCGTGTTCCGCGTCGACCTGGCGCTGCGGCCCAACGGCAACTCGGGGCCCAGCGTGGTCTCGCTCGATGCGCTCGAAGAATATTTCCAGGTGCAGGGCCGCGAATGGGAGCGCTTCGCCTGGATGAAGAGCCGGGTGGTTGCGCCACGCGATCTCGTGCTCGCAGGGCAGGCACAGGGCCTGCGCGGCGCGGTGCTGCCCTTCGTGTTCCGCCGCTACCTCGACTACAGCGTGTTCGACTCGCTGCGCACGCTGCACCGGCAGATCCGCGAGCAGTCGGCGCGCCGCAGCGCCGGGCGGCCCGAGCGCGCCAACGACGTCAAGCTCTCGCGCGGCGGCATCCGCGAGATCGAATTCACCGTGCAACTGCTGCAGGTGGTGCGCGGCGGCCAGTTCCCCGAACTGCGCACGCGACCCACGCTCGATGCGCTGCAGCGCCTGGCGCGCGCCAACCTGATGCCGCAGGAAACCGCCGATGCGCTGGCCTCGGCCTACGAGTTCCTGCGCCGCGTCGAACACCGCATCCAGTACCTGGACGACCAGCAGACCCATGTGCTGCCGGTGGCCGACGACGACCTGCGCTGGATCGCCCAGAGCATGGGTTACGCGAACTGCTGCCCCTTCCTGGAACAGCTCGACACCCACCGCGAGTTCGTCGCGCAGGAGTTCGACAAGCTGCTCGGCGGCGAGAAGCCCTGCAACGGCAAGTGCAACGGCAAGAAAGCCGCCGCACCCGCCGAGCTGGCCGACCTGCTCGACGACCTGCCTCCCGCCTTTGCCGAGCGCATCCGCGACTGGTGCGAGCAACCGCGCATGCTGGCCCTGCGCGAGGAAACCCGCGTGCGGCTGCGCCAGTTGGTGCAACGCACCGGCCTCTGGCTGAAGGAGCCCGATGGCGACGGCGAAGGGCAAACCCCGCGCCACGTCGATGCCGCGCTGCGCTGGGCCGACTGGATCGAACCGCTGCTGCGGCGCGAAAGCTACCTCGCATTGCTGGTCGAGCGGCCCGCCGTGCAAGAGCGCCTGCTGCGCCTGCTGGGCGCCGCCAAGTGGCCCGCCCGCTACCTGATGCAGCACCCGGGCGTGATCGACGAACTGGCGAGCGACGAGATGCTGTCGGGCCGCTTCGTGGCGGTCGAATTCGAGCGCGAACTCGACGCGCGCCATGAATCGCTCACCCGCACCGGCGAAGCCGACGAAGAGCGCCTGCTGAACCTGCTGCGCCACGCCCACCATGCCGAGGTGTTCCGCACGCTGGCGCGCGACGTCGACGGCCGCATCACCGTCGAGCAGGTGGCCGACGACCTGAGCGCGCTGGCCGACACCACGCTGCGCGTGACCGCCCGCTGGTGCTGGCCCCATGTGCGCAACCGCCACCGCGAAGTGCCGCAGTTCGCGATCATCGGCTACGGCAAGCTGGGCGGCAAAGAGCTGGGCTACGGCAGCGACCTGGACATCGTGTTCGTCTACGACGACGAGGACGAGCGCGCCGGCGAGGTCTATGCGGCCTATGTGCGCAAGCTGATCAACTGGCTCACGGTGAAGACGCGCGAAGGCGACCTGTTCGAGATCGACACGGCCCTGCGGCCCAACGGCAACTCGGGTCTGCTCACCACCAGTTTCCAGGCCTACGAGAAATACCAGCTCGGCCGTGGCAGCAACACCGCGTGGACCTGGGAACACCAGGCCATGACGCGCGCGCGCTTCGTGCTCGGCAGCGCGGACCACGGCGCCGAACTGGGCGCGCGCTTCGACCAGGTGCGCGAGGCCGTGCTGGTGGCGCCGCGCGACCGCGAGGCGCTGAAGGCCGAGATCATCGCGATGCGCGACAAGCTGCGCACCGCGCGGCCGGTGAAGGCCGACCGCTTCGACGTGAAGCACAGCCCCGGCGGCATGGTCGATGCCGAGTTCGCGGTGCAGTTCCTGGTGCTGTCGTCCTCGGGCGAGCATCCGGAGCTGATCCCCAACCTCGGCAACATCGCGCTGCTGCTGCGCGCCGAACTCGGCGGACTGCTGCCCGAGGGTGTCGGCCGCAGTGCGGCACGGGCCTACCGCGAGCTGCGCCGCGTGCAGCATCGCGCGCGCCTGAACGAAGAACCAACGCAAGTCACCCCGCCTGCACTGGCCGCGGAACGCGACGCCATGCTGGCGCTGTGGAAGGCTGTATTTGGCTGA
- a CDS encoding carboxymuconolactone decarboxylase family protein has translation MNTTARLNWFKIAPKSFEAILAVNTSIESTTLGKKLVDLVFARVSQINGCAYCLDMHVRDLRKEGEEWQRINSLPTWREVGFYSERERAAFAWAESLTRLADSHDTRDGEFDALKAHFSDTEIVELTVAISQINTWNRLGVGMRLQVAAKPLV, from the coding sequence ATGAACACCACCGCCCGCCTCAACTGGTTCAAGATCGCGCCGAAGTCCTTCGAGGCCATCCTCGCCGTCAACACCAGCATCGAATCGACCACGCTCGGCAAGAAGCTGGTCGACCTGGTTTTTGCCCGTGTCTCGCAGATCAACGGCTGCGCCTATTGCCTCGACATGCACGTGCGCGACCTGCGCAAGGAAGGCGAAGAGTGGCAGCGCATCAACAGCCTGCCGACCTGGCGTGAAGTCGGCTTCTACAGTGAACGCGAGCGTGCGGCATTCGCGTGGGCCGAGTCGCTTACGCGGCTGGCGGACAGCCACGACACGCGCGACGGCGAATTCGACGCCCTGAAGGCGCATTTCAGCGATACGGAGATCGTCGAACTCACGGTGGCGATCTCGCAGATCAACACCTGGAACCGCCTCGGTGTCGGCATGCGGTTGCAGGTCGCGGCCAAGCCCTTGGTCTGA